The Kocuria flava nucleotide sequence GCCGCCTCCCTCGAGACCGGCGAGGTCGGCGCGGTCCTCGCCGCCCCGGAGCGGGCCTGCGAGGACACCGGCGCGGCCGGTGCCGCCGGCGGCCTGGCCGCCGTCGTCTGACCCCGCCCGGCCCGGACCTGCCTCCGCAACGCCCCCGTCCGCCCCGCGGACGGGGGCGTTGCGCGTGCCCGCGGGAGGAGGCGGAGGGGGCCGGGAGGTATCCGAGACCTACAGTCCTGACAACTTCGGCGTGTCGGCTGTGACCCAGGTCTCATGCGGCCTAGGGTCCTGATCAGGCCCGGAGGGCGGCACCCCCGCCGACCTCCCCGGAGCCCGTGGGACCCCCGTTCGGCCAGCCTGTCCGCGGCCACCCCACCCCGACCTCGCCCGGCCGGGTCCGCGCCACCGCGCGGACGCGCCGGGCCCGTACCGATCCATGGAGGAAACGATGAGGACGAAGCGGGCCGCGGGTGCGGCAGTGCTCATGACCGGAACGCTGCTGCTCACCGCCTGCGGCGGTGGCGGCGGCGAGGCCGGCGCCGACGGCGGCGGCGGCACCTTCAGCGCGTACATCGGCGAGCCCGAGAACCCGCTGGTCCCCGGCAACACCACCGAGACCGAGGGCGGCCAGGTCGTCGACGCGCTGTGGACCGGTCTCGTCGAGTACGACCGCGAGACCAACGAGGCCGTCTACACCGGCGTCGCGGAGTCCGTGGAGTCCGAGGACCAGAAGACGTGGACGGTCACGCTCAAGGACGGCTGGACCTTCCACGACGGCACCCCGGTGACCGCGCAGAGCTACGTCGACACCTGGAACTACGTTGCCAACAGCACGAACGCCCAGGGCAACTCCTACTTCTTCGCCAACGTCGAGGGCTACGAGGACCTGCAGGCCGAGGAGGGGAAGGAGCCCGCCGGGACGGAGATGTCCGGGCTCGAGGTCGTCGACGACACCACGTTCCGGGTGACCCTCACCGAGCCCTACGCGCAGTTCCCCACGACCCTCGGCTACACGGCGTTCTTCCCGATGCCCCAGGCGTTCTTCGACGACCCCGAGGGCTTCGGCGAGCAGCCGATCGGCAACGGGCCCTTCAAGGCCGACGAGGCCTTCCAGGAGGGCCAGGGCATCACCCTGACCCGCTACGAGGAGTTCGGCGGCGAGGAGCCGGCGAAGGCCGCGGGCGTCGAGTTCCGCGTCTACACCGAGATCAACACCGCCTACAACGACCTGCAGGCCGGCTCCCTCGACGTGGTCGGCCAGATCCCGCCGGACGCCATCGCCTCCGCCGAGGACCAGTTCGGCGAGCGGTTCAAGACCACCCCGCGCGGGGACATCACCTCGCTGGGCTTCCCGACCTACGACGAGCGCTTCGCCGACCCGCAGGTCCGCCGGGCGTTCTCCATGGCGATCGACCGGCAGGCGATCACCGACGCGATCTTCCAGGGCTCCCGGACCCCGGCCGCGTCCTTCGTCTCGCCCGTGATCGACGGCCACCGCGAGGACGCCTGCGACGCCTGCGAGCTGAACGTCGAGGAGGCCAACCGCCTGCTCGAGGAGGCCGGCTTCGACAGGTCCGAGCCCGTGGACCTGTGGTTCAACGCCGGGGCCGGGCACGAGGAGTGGATGCAGGCGGTGGGCAACCAGCTGCGGGAGAACCTCGGGGTCGAGTACCAGCTGCGCGGCGACCTCCAGTTCGCCGAGTACCTGCCCAAGCAGGACGAGAAGGGCATGACCGGCCCGTTCCGCTCCGGCTGGATCATGGACTACCCGGTCATGGAGAACATGCTCGGCCCGACCTACTCCACCGCGGCCCTGCCGCCGGCCGGGTCGAACGTGACCTTCTACTCGAACGAGGAGTTCGACGCGAAGCTGCAGGAGGGCAACGCCGCCGACTCGGTCGACGCCGCGATCCAGGCCTACCAGGAGGCCGAGGACGTGCTCCTGGCCGACATGCCGGCCGCCCCGCTGTTCTACGGGCTCGTCCAGTACGCGCACTCGGAGAACGTCAGCGACGTCCACGTCAACAGCTTCGGCCGCGTCGAGGTCGAGGACGTCGTCGTCGGCTCGGAGTGACCCGGCCCCGAGGCCCGGGGCGCCCCCGATCGGGGCGCCCCGGGCCCGTGCGGAAGACCGAGCGCTCCGACCGGGCGCTGCGACCGTGAACGAAGGAGACCCATGGGGCGGTACGTCCTCCGCCGTCTGCTGCTGACCATCCCGGTGCTGCTGGGGGCATCCCTGCTCATCTTCTCGATGGTCTACGCGCTGCCCGGCGACCCCATCCGAGCCCTCGGCGGGGACCGCCCGCTCTCCGAGGCGGTGCAGGCGCAGCTGCGCGCCGAGTACAACCTCGACGACCCGCTGCTGATCCAGTACCTGAAGTACCTGGCCGGGCTGGTCCAGGGCGACTTCGGCACCGACTTCTCCGGCCGGCCCGTGCTCGCCACGATCCTGGACCGGCTGCCCGTGACCGCCCGCCTGGCCCTCGTGGCCGTGGGCTTCGAGATCCTCATCGGCATCGCCGCCGGCGTCCTGGCCGGCCTGCGCCGGGGGTCGTTCTTCGACAACCTGGTGCTCGTCTCGACCACGGTCGTGGTCTCGATCCCCGTGTTCGTCCTGGGCTTCCTCGCCCAGTACGTCTTCGGGGTGCGCCTGGGCTGGTTCCCGATCGCGGGCATCTCCCAGGGCTGGTACAGCTACGTCCTGCCGGGCCTGGTGCTCGCGGCGCTCTCGCTGGCCTACGTGGCGCGGCTGACCCGCACGAGCCTCGCCGAGAACCTGCAGAGCGACTACGTGCGCACCGCCCGGGCCAAGGGCCTGAGCGAGGCCCGCGTGGTCGGCAAGCACACCCTGCGCAACAGCCTGATCCCGGTGATCACCTTCATCGGCGCCGACCTCGGCGCCCTGATGGGCGGGGCGATCGTCACCGAGTCGGTGTTCAACATCCCCGGCCTGGGCCGGGCGGTCTACGACGCGGTGCTGCGGCAGGAGGGCGCCGTCGTCGTCGGGATCGTGACCCTGTTCGTGTTCTTCTACATCTTCTTCAACCTGGTGGTCGACGTCCTCTACGCCGCCCTCGACCCGAGGATCCGCTATGAATGACCCCCGCACGGACGCCCTCGAGGACCAGGCCCACCCGGAGGGCCTGCACCGGGAGAGCTACGCCGACCGGGTGGACGACCGCGCCGACGAGCTGGCCTCGGCGGCCGCGGCCGGGGACATCGAGCAGACCAGCCTGTGGCAGGACGCCTGGCGGCAGCTGCGCCGCAACCCGTTCTTCCTCGTGGGCGCGCTGCTGTTCCTGGTCTTCGCGACCATGGCGGTGGCCCCGGGGCTGTTCACCTCGACCGACCCGAGGGCCTGCGACCTCGCCCGCTCCGGGGACGGCCCGCGGGCCGGGGCCCCGTTCGGCTTCGACGTCCAGGGCTGCGACTACTACGCCAACGTGGTGCACGGGGCCGGGGTGTCCCTCGCGATCGGCTTCCTCTCCGTGCTCGGGGTGCTCGCCATCGGCGTGGTCGTGGGCGCGCTGGCCGGCTACTACGGCGGGTGGATCGACTCGCTGCTGGCCCGCGTGACCGACATCTTCTACGGCCTGCCGCTGATCCTGGGGGCGATCATCCTGCTCTCCGTGCTGCCCGAGCGCGGGGTGCTCGAGGTCTCCCTCGCGCTGATCGCCTTCGGCTGGATGACCGCGATGCGCCTGGTGCGCTCCAACGTCATCGGGGTCAAGCAGTCCGACTACGTCCAGGCCGCCCGCGCCCTCGGGGCCCGGACCGGGCGGATCATCGTCCGGCACATCCTGCCCAACGCCGTGGCCCCCGTGCTCGTCTACGCCACGATCGCGGTGGGCACGATCATCGCCTCCGAGGCGACGCTGACGTTCCTGGGCGTGGGTCTGCAGCTGCCCGAGATCTCCTGGGGCCTGCAGATCAACGCCGCCCAGAACCGGCTGCGCGACGCCCCGCACCTGATCCTGTTCCCCTCGCTCTTCCTGTCCCTGACCGTGCTCGCGTTCATCCTCATGGGGGATGCGCTGCGCGACGCCCTCGACCCGAAACTGCGCCGATGAACCCCTCGCACCCCGTTCCCGCCCCGGCGGACCCGCAGCAGCGGGACGCGGAGCAGCCCGTCCTCGAGGTCGAGGACCTCGCGGTCGAGTTCCGCTCCCGCCGCCGCACCGTCCGGGCCGTCAACGGCATCTCCTACGCGGTCCGCCCCGGGGAGACCCTCGCCATCGTCGGGGAGTCCGGCTCGGGCAAGTCCGTCTCCGCCCAGGCGGTCATGGGCATCCTCGACGTCCCCCCGGCGCGCATCACGCGCGGCGCCATCCGCTTCCGCGGCCGCGACCTGCTGGGGATGACCCGCAAGGAGCAGCGGGCCGTGCGCGGGCCGGGCATCGCCATGGTCTTCCAGGACGCGCTGTCCGCCCTCAACCCCGTCTTCACGGTCGGGCACCAGATCGGGGAGCTGTTCCGCGTCCACCGCGGGGCCTCCCGCGCCGAGGCCCGGGAGCGGGCGGTCGAGCTCATGGAGCGCGTCGGCATCCCCGCCGCCCGCGAGCGCGTCGACGCCTATCCGCACCAGTTCTCCGGCGGGATGCGCCAGCGCGTGATGATCGCGATGGCCGTCGCCCTGGACCCGGACCTGCTGATCGCCGACGAGCCCACGACCGCCCTCGACGTCACCGTCCAGGCCCAGATCATGGACCTGCTCACCGAGCTGCAGGAGCAGACGGGGACGGGGATGATCCTCATCACCCACGACCTCGGGGTCGTCAACGAGGTCGCCGACCGGGTGGCCGTGATGTACGCCGGGCGGATCGTGGAGAACGGCACGGTCGACGAGGTCCTGGCCGCCCCGCTGCACCCCTACACGAAGGGCCTGATGGCCTCGATGCCGAGCCTCGAGTCCCATGGGGAGCGGCTGCACCCGGTCACCGGCACCCCGCCGGACCTCTCGGCCATCCCCTCCGGGTGCGCCTTCCACCCGCGCTGCCCGCTGGCCCGCTCCGGGGCCGCGGCCGCCCCCGGCGCCGACTGCGCCGGAGATGTCCCGGCGCTGCGCGAGATCGTCCCGGGCCGCACGGCGGCCTGCCACTACAGCGAGGAGCTCGCCCATGGCTGAGACGGCACCGGTCCCCGGGGGGACGACGACGGCGCAGGCGCCGCTGCTGCAGCTGCGGGGGCTGACCAAGCACTTCCCGCTCACGCAGGGCATCGTCCTGCGGCGCACGATCGGGCAGGTGCGGGCGGTCGAGGGCGTGGACCTCACCGTGGGCGCCGGCGAGACGCTGGGGCTGGTGGGGGAGTCCGGCTCGGGCAAGTCCACGGTCGCGAAGCTCGTGATGGCACTCGAGCGGCCCACCGCCGGGCAGGTGCTCTACAAGGGCCGGGACGTCGCGGCGATGGGCGCCCGCGAGCTGCGGGAGTACCGGCGCAACGTGCAGATCATCTTCCAGGACCCCTACTCCTCGCTGAACCCCCGGATGACGGTGGGCGACATCGTGGCCGAGGCCTGGGACGTGCACCCCAACACCCTCGACCGCAAGGACCGCGGGGCGCGGGTGCGGGAGCTGCTCGAGCGGGTGGGGCTGCGCGCCGACTACGCCAACCGCTACCCGCACCAGTTCTCGGGCGGGCAGCGCCAGCGGATCGGGATCGCCCGGGCCCTGGCGCTGCGCCCCGAGCTGATCGTCTGCGACGAGCCCGTCTCCGCCCTCGACGTCTCGGTCCAGGCCCAGGTGATCAACCTCCTCCAGGACCTGCAGGACGAGTTCGGGCTGTCCTTCCTGTTCATCGCCCACGACCTCTCCGTGGTGCGCCACCTCAGCGACCGGGTGGCCGTGATGTACCTCGGCGGCGTGGTGGAGACCGGCGACCGGGACGCCATCTACGAGCGCGCCGCCCACCCCTACACCCAGGCCCTGCTGTCCGCGGTGCCGGTGCACGAGCCCGCCCTGCGGGGATCCCGGGAGCGGATCATGCTCAGCGGCGACCTGCCCAGCCCGGCCGACCCGCCCTCCGGGTGCCGGTTCCGCACCCGCTGCTGGAAGGCCCAGGACGTCTGCGCCGAGGAGGTCCCGGAGCTGGTGGACCGGGGCCAGGGCCACCCCTCGGCCTGCCACTTCGCCGAGCTGCGGGCGCCCGCCCCGCGGCCCTAGCCGGGGCGCCCCTCCCGGAGGTCGTGGGCACAGGGCCCCGGCCGGACCGCCGGTCCGGCCGGGGCCTTTTCCGCGCCCGACCGTTGCGCAGATTGTTCAACAATCACTACACTGACTCGGAAGTGACCGGGGCCACTCCCGTGGCCGGTCGGCGTCGCCGTCGTCGTGCAGGTCGCAACCGCGAAACCCAGGAGGGCTCCATGTCCAGCTCCGCCCCCGTGCCGCCCGCCGAGAAGGAGACCGGCTCCGCCCTCGGCCCCGCGGCCATGCGGGCCGTGAACCGCTCCGCCCTGCTGGGCGCGCTGTTCCTCATGGCCACCTCGGCCATCGGCCCCGGCTTCATCACCCAGACCGCCAACTTCACCGTCCAGCTCGGCGCGGCCTTCGCCTTCGCGATCGTCGTCTCGATCGTCGTGGACATCGCCGTGCAGCTGAACGTGTGGCGGGTCATCGGCGTCTCCGGGCTCAAGGCCCACGAGCTCGGCAACCGCGTGCTGCCCGGTCTGGGCTGGTTCATCGCCGCGCTCGTGGCCACCGGCGGGCTCGTGTTCAACATCGGCAACACCGCTGGCGGCGGGCTCGGCCTCAACGCCCTGCTGGGCCTCGACGCGACCTGGGGCGGGATCCTCACCGCCCTGCTCGCCGTGGGCGTGTTCCTCAGCCGCCGCGCCGGCGTGGCCCTCGACCGGATCGTCGTGGCCCTCGGCGTCGTGATGATCCTCGTGACCGGCTACGTCGCGGTCGTCTCGCAGCCGCCCGTGGGCGAGGCCCTGCGCAACGTGGTCCTGCCGGAGGAGGTCAGCTTCCTCGTGGTCACCACGCTGATCGGCGGCACCGTGGGCGGCTACATCACCTACGCGGGCGCCCACCGCGTGGTCGACGCCGGGATCACCGGGGTCGAGAACGTCAAGCAGATCTCCCGCAGCTCCGTGGTGAGCATCGTCGTCACCGGCGTGATGCGCTTCCTGCTCTTCCTGGCGATCCTCGGCGTGGTCGCCGGCGGGGCGCAGCTGGCCGGGGAGAACCTCGCGGCCCAGGCCTTCCAGTCGGCCGCCGGCGAGGTCGGGCTGCGGCTGTTCGGCGTGATCCTGTGGGCGGCCTCCGTCTCCTCGGTGATCGGCGCGGCCTACACCTCCGTCTCCTTCCTCACCACCTCCCGCACCGCCCCGCGCACCCGCAGCCTGCTCACCGTGGCGTTCATCCTGATCTCCGCCGCCGTGTTCACCCTGCTCGGGCAGGCGCCCTCGACCCTGCTCATCGTGGCCGGGGCCGTCAACGGGCTGATCCTGCCGCTGGGCTTCGCCGTGCTCCTGTGGGTGGCCTGGCGCCGGCGCGACCTGCTGGGCGGCTACGAGTACCCGACGTGGCTCGCGGTCCTCGGCACCCTGGTGTGGCTGCTGACGATCTGGCTCGGCGTCCAGTCGCTCAGCGGCATCGCCGCGCTGTGGGCATGAGCGCCGCGCCGGCCCGCGCCGAGCGGGCGGGCCTGGCCCCCGCCGCGGCGCGCGCCCTGTTCCGCGACGGACTGGTCACCCCGACCTCCGGGTTCAGCGACGGCCACGCCCAGGCCAACCTCATCGTGGTCCCGCGGGACTGGGCCTTCGACGTCCTGCTCTTCGCCCAGCGCAACCCCAAGCCGTGCCCGGTGCTGGGCGTGCTCGACGCCGGCGAGGTCGAGGGGCCCCTGCTGCCCGGCGGCGACGTCCGCACCGACGTGCCGCTGTACACCGTCTACGAGCACGGGGAGGCGGCCGGCACCCGCACCGACCTGCTCGACGTGTGGCGGGACGACCTCGTGACCTTCGCCCTGGGCTGCAGCTTCACCTTCGAGGCCGCCCTGCAGGAGGCCGGGATCCCCGTGGCCCACCTCGAGCAGGGCGTCAACGTGCCGATGTACCGCACCTCGGTGGAGTGCACCCCCGCGGGCCGGCTCTCGGGCCCGCTCGTGGTCTCGATGCGCCCGGTCCCCGCCTCCCGCGTGGCCGACGCCGTGCGGATCACCTCCCGCTACCCGGCCGTGCACGGGGCGCCCGTGCACGTGGGAGCCCCGGAGGAGCTGGGCATCCGCGACCTCGCGGCCCCCGACTTCGGCGACCCGGTCGGGATCCCCGCCGGGCACGTGCCGGTGTTCTGGGCCTGCGGGGTCACCCCGCAGGCGGCCGTGCTGGCCTCGGGGGTGCCCTTCGCCCTCGGCCACGCCCCCGGGCACATGCTGGTCACCGACGCCCCGAACTGGCAGTACCAGGTGCCCTGAGCGGCCCGGACCGATCCGACCCCGCACCCCGGGGGCCTGCCCGACCGGGCAGGCCCCCGGGGTGCGGTCCGTCCGGCAGGGCCTCCGGGCCCGGCAGCGGCGACCGGGCCGCCGTCAGGCCCGGTCGGGGACCCCGAGGGCGGCGAGCACCCGGTCCCGGCCCGCGGCCAGGTAGGCGGCCATCTCCGCGGCGGCCTCCTGCGACCGGCCGGCCTCGAACAGGGCGGTGATCCGGTCGTTGCGCTCCACGAAGGGCATGTGGAAGGACGGGTCCTCGCGCATGCCCAGGAACACCAGGCGCATCTCCGCGAGGATCCGGTCCATCAGCTCGTCCTGGCGGCTCGAGCCCGCGAGCGCGACCACGGCCCGGTGGAAGCGCTGGTTGGCGTCGGCGGTGGCCGCGACGTCCCCGCGCTCGCGCGCGGCCCGGCCCGCGGCCACCGCGGCGTGCAGCTGCGGGGCGGGGCCCGGCTCGGCCCAGCGCAGCGCGGAGGTCTCGAGGGCCAGGCGCACCCGGTACATCTCCCGCACGTCCTCGGGCCCGGGCCGGGCCACGCTGACCCCGCGGTGGGGCAGGCGGGTCAGCAGGTTCTCGTCGGCGAGGGCCGCGAAGGCCTCCCGCAGGGTGTTGCGGGAGATCCCGAGCACCCGGCTGACCTGCGCCTCGGACAGGCGGGTCCCGGGCAGCAGCCGCCCGGCGGTGATGGTCCCGCGCAGCACCGCCGCGGCCCAGGGGGTGGCCTCGCCCGAGGGTGCGGGGCCGGCCTGGGCGGCGGCGGCGGCGAGGGTGGAGTCGTCGACGGCGTTCATCGCCTCCCCATCCTGGCACCCCGGCTCGGCGCGGGCGGGACCGGCACGCTCAGTCCAGCCGGGCCAGCACCTGGTCCGCCGCGACGGACTCGCCCGGCTCGGCGAGCAGCTCGCCCACCCGGCCGGTGCGGGGGGCGGGGACGCGGGTCTCGGTCTTCATGGCCTCGAGCACCGCGACGTCCTGGCCGGCCTCGACCTCCTGACCCGCCTCGACGAGCCAGGACACGAGCGTCCCGGCGAACGGGGCCGTCACGGCGCCGTCCTCCGCCGCGGCCGGAGCGGGGGCGGCCGCGGCCCCCGGGGCCGCGCTGAGCGCGGCGGCGAGGGCCTCGGGCAGCCCGATGCGCACCCGCCGCCCGTCGACGTCGACCGTGAAGCGGGTGCGCCCGGCCTCGCCGGCCCGGGCGTACTCGGTGTCGGGGGCCAGCCGCGGGGCCAGCTCGTCCTCGATCCAGGTGGTCCACACCCCGAGACCGTCGCCGCCGGCGAAGGCCGGCTCGTCGAGGACGGTGCGGTGGAACGGCACGGTCGTGGCCACCCCGTGCACCCGCAGCTCGCGCAGCGCGGTGCGGGCGCGCACGAGGGCCTGCTCGCGGGTCGGGGCGCTGACCACGAGCTTGAGCAGCAGGGAGTCGAAGGTCGTGGCCACGCGGGAGCCGGCCCGCACCCCGGAGTCCAGGCGCACGCCGGGCCCGGTGGGGGCGTCCACGGCCTCCACCGTCCCGCCCGAGGGCAGGAAGCCGCGGCCGGGGTCCTCGGCGTTGACCCGGAACTCGATCGCGTGCCCCCGCGGGGCGGGCGTGCGCGTCACCGGCAGGGGCCGGCCGGCGGCGACGTCGAGCTGGGCGCGCACGAGGTCCACGCCGTAGACCTCCTCGGTGATCGGGTGCTCGACCTGCAGGCGGGTGTTGACCTCCAGGAAGGAGATCAGCCCGTCCGGGGCCACGAGGAACTCGGCGGTGCCCACGCCCACGTACCCGGCCTCGCGGAAGATCCCGGCGGCGGCCTCGTGGATGCGGGTGCGCTGGTCGTCGGTGAGGAACGGCGCGGGGGCCTCCTCGACGAGCTTCTGGTGGCGCCGCTGCAGGGAGCAGTCGCGGGTGCCGAGCACGACCACCTGGCCGTGGGCGTCGGCGAGCACCTGGGCCTCGACGTGGCGGGGGCGGTCGAGGAAGCGCTCGAGGAAGCACTCCTCGCGGCCGAAGGCGCCGCGGGCCTCGCGGGCGGCCGCGGCGAAGGCCTCCTCGACCTCCTCGAGCTCGCGCACCACGCGCATCCCGCGCCCGCCGCCGCCGTGGGCGGCCTTGACGATCACCGGCAGCCCGTGCTCCTCCGCGAAGGCCCGGGCCTCCTCGGGGGTGCCCACGGGTCCGTCGGTGCCGGGCACCAGCGGGGCCCCGACCCGGCGGGCGAGCTCGCGGGCGGCGACCTTGTCCCCGAGCAGCGCGATGGTCTCCGGGGAGGGGCCGATCCAGGTCAGACCGGCCTCCTGCACGGCCCGGGCGAAGCCGGCGTTCTCGGAGAGGAAGCCGTAGCCGGGGTGCACGGCGTCGGCCCCGGCCCGGCGGGCGACCGCGAGCAGCTTCTCGGCGTCGAGGTAGGTCTCGGCGGGGGAGGAGCCCTCGAGGGAGTGCGCCTCGTCGGCGAGCTCCACGTGGGGGGCGTCGGCGTCGGGGTCGGCGTAGACGGCCACGGAGGCCAGCCCGGCCTCGGCGCACGCGTGGACCACGCGCACGGCGATCTCCCCGCGGTTGGCGATCAGGACTTTGCGCACGGTGTCACTCCTGTGGGTTCTCGGTCAGGTCGGGCGCCGGGTGGCGGGTGAAGCGCAGCCGCGCGCCCGGGGGCAGCTGGGCGAGCAGGGACAGGTCCTCGGGGTGGACCGTGCCGAGCACGGGGTAGCCCCCGGTGGTCGGGTGGTCGCGCAGGAACACCACGGGGGTCCCCGACGGCGGGACCTGGACGCTGCCCGGGACGGCGCCCTCGCTGGGCAGCTCGCCGGTGCGGGCCCGCTCCAGCGGCGTCCCGCGCAGGCGGGCGCCCACGCGGTCGGAGTCGGGGCTGAGCTCCCACTCCTGGTCGAAGAACGCCTCGCGGGAGGCCGGGGTGAACCAGTCCTCGCGCGGGCCGGGGACCACGCGCAGCACGGGCTCGCGCGGGGGCCCGGGCACCGGGACGGGCGCCTGCACGGCCGTGCCCGGGTCCGGGCCCACCGGCAGCAGGTCCCCGGCGGCCAGCGGCGCGGGGCCGAGGCCGGCCAGGACGTCGGTGGAGCGGCTGCCGAGCACGGGGGCCACGGCGATCCCGCCGCGCACGGCCACGTAGACCCGGGCGCCGGCCGCGACCGGTCCGACGACGAGCTGCTCGCCGTCGCGCAGCGCGAAGGGCACCCCGGGCTCCGGCGCCCACCCGGCCACTCCGGGCACCTCCAGCGGGGCCGGGGCGCCGGTGACGGCCACGACCTGGTCGCCGGAGGCGCTCAGGCGCAGCCGGCCCAGCAGGTTCTCCAGCACGGCGGCGTCCGCCGGGTTGCCGACGAGGCGGTTGGCGGCGGCGGCCGCGACGTCGTCGAGGGCCCCGGAGGGCGAGACGCCCAGGGCGGCGGAGCCGGGCCGGCCGCGGTCCTCGACGAGGCT carries:
- a CDS encoding 5-oxoprolinase/urea amidolyase family protein; amino-acid sequence: MSSPRRVRPMGPRAALLECAGLHDAVALRAALAGAGLPGLVDCAAGAETVVVRASSPAALRGIVAAARAVAPGEEVSAEPRTVDVDVVYDGEDLEAVGELTGLGAEGVVRAHSGQEWTAAFAGFAPGFFYCLGEAGTLDVPRRESPRTAVPAGAVALAGRFSAVYPRRSPGGWQLIGRTDAVLFDLDREEPALLRPGDRVRYRPVRELVQLSPAPAPEARPEGPGLVVDEPGLQSLVEDRGRPGSAALGVSPSGALDDVAAAAANRLVGNPADAAVLENLLGRLRLSASGDQVVAVTGAPAPLEVPGVAGWAPEPGVPFALRDGEQLVVGPVAAGARVYVAVRGGIAVAPVLGSRSTDVLAGLGPAPLAAGDLLPVGPDPGTAVQAPVPVPGPPREPVLRVVPGPREDWFTPASREAFFDQEWELSPDSDRVGARLRGTPLERARTGELPSEGAVPGSVQVPPSGTPVVFLRDHPTTGGYPVLGTVHPEDLSLLAQLPPGARLRFTRHPAPDLTENPQE